AGATGGAGACAGCTGCCAAGTGAGAGGAACAAGTAGAGAAGGCTTTTCGTTTCCCATCAGCAGTTTGAATCTTCAAAATTGTCATTAAGATGCTGACATAGGAGACTATGATGATCAGACAACTGAATACTCCTATGGctccagaaagaacaaaaagcacAACCTTATTAACCCAGGAGTCAGTACATGCCAATGAAAAAAGTGCAGAgacatcacagaagaaatggtAGATGGTATTTGAACCACAGAACGGTAAGCAAAAAGCCAAGGTTGTATGAGTTGTGATATTTATAATAGCAAAGGCATATGGCCCTACAACCAGATGCACACATACCCTCTGAGACATAAGGAGAGTATACAGTAAGGGCTTGCAAATGGCTGTATACCGATCATATGCCATGGAAGCAAGCAGGAAACACTCAGTTCccacaaagaaaccaaagaaccACATCTGTGCTGCACAGCCCATGAAAGAGATCCTTTTTTCCTCTGCAAAGATATCACAGAGCATCTTAGGAGCTATGGAAGAAGAGGAGCACATATCAACAAATGACAAGTGGCTGAGCAAAAAGTACATAGGTGTATGCAGCCTGGNGTCCACCCATATGAGANTGATCATGCCCAAGTTGCCTCCCAGTGTGACAAGATAAACAAAGAGGATAGTGATGAAAAGGACAATCTTCTGATGGAGATGATCTGTGAGGCCCAGGAAGAAAAACTCTGTTACAATAGTctgattcttttcttccattgtatATTGATTTCTGTTATGAAAcaaaagtatattcttttattacaATCACTAACAACTACAAATGTATTAATTCAATGACAAATTATTGGACAATATTATTGAAATGGAAATGATTGTATCTTCTGTGGATGGTTAGCTATGGAAATATCATGTAGAATCTTGGGTACAGGGTCTTGATTTCTCTTGATTTTGTACCTCTTCCCACAAAGATTGTGTAGTTATGTGTTctaaattttcttcaaaaatatccattttaaaagagaattgcTATGTTTAAGGGTAGTTATAACTGTTCATACTCATAAACTactttccataaaaataaaaaatgtacaaaCTCTTTGATAGATATGATACTTAAATGCAGCTGATGTCATTAAA
Above is a window of Mus pahari unplaced genomic scaffold, PAHARI_EIJ_v1.1 scaffold_12875_1, whole genome shotgun sequence DNA encoding:
- the LOC110315229 gene encoding olfactory receptor 998, coding for MEEKNQTIVTEFFFLGLTDHLHQKIVLFITILFVYLVTLGGNLGMIXLIWVDXRLHTPMYFLLSHLSFVDMCSSSSIAPKMLCDIFAEEKRISFMGCAAQMWFFGFFVGTECFLLASMAYDRYTAICKPLLYTLLMSQRVCVHLVVGPYAFAIINITTHTTLAFCLPFCGSNTIYHFFCDVSALFSLACTDSWVNKVVLFVLSGAIGVFSCLIIIVSYVSILMTILKIQTADGKRKAFSTCSSHLAAVSILYGTLFFIYVRPSASFSLNINKMISLFYTVVIPMLNPLIYSLRNKEVKGAFRRKVQKKHFPAGR